Proteins encoded by one window of Phytohabitans houttuyneae:
- the bsaP gene encoding biotin synthase auxiliary protein BsaP — MTAVSEALWCDRCGEPAAEGDHTACAAARRLEPPRYCPTCRRRMKVQVLPAGWSATCVEHGRLGSG; from the coding sequence GAGCGAGGCGCTCTGGTGTGACCGGTGCGGCGAGCCGGCGGCCGAGGGCGACCACACCGCCTGCGCAGCCGCCCGCCGGCTGGAGCCGCCGCGTTACTGCCCCACGTGCCGCCGGCGGATGAAGGTGCAGGTGCTGCCGGCGGGCTGGTCGGCGACGTGTGTCGAGCACGGCAGGCTCGGTTCGGGCTGA
- a CDS encoding GGDEF domain-containing protein, whose protein sequence is MRILDPAAADTGGAPPAGGMRTEADTARLQARIDQLEAHVQRLEQERSTLRWMAGHDALTGLANRRLFHALAPTLLRAEERSSAVLILDLNGFKPINDTFGHDAGDEVLCVIARRMGACLGDHLVARFGGDEFAALPSAPRPDAPEAWWHEVAASLSAAIAPPMNVAGRKLAVTASIGVVPASHPADLADLLRRADQAMFRAKRHARTTGRPGITWVVAGEGDGRAVMYEPAASPAIPPGPTAQAPAVPYRPGDPVWVHRDGMRRAGVVEGASEWAALVRYRYSDTGTMVDTMPADCLAIRAEADPHLDREPSDP, encoded by the coding sequence ATGCGGATCCTCGATCCCGCAGCCGCCGACACCGGCGGTGCCCCGCCGGCTGGCGGGATGCGGACCGAGGCTGACACCGCCCGGCTCCAGGCCCGGATCGACCAGCTCGAAGCCCATGTCCAGCGGCTGGAGCAGGAGCGTTCCACGCTCCGTTGGATGGCCGGACACGACGCGCTCACCGGGCTGGCCAACCGCCGGCTCTTCCACGCGCTCGCCCCGACGCTGCTGCGCGCGGAGGAGCGCTCGTCCGCGGTCCTGATCCTCGACCTCAACGGCTTCAAGCCGATCAACGACACCTTCGGGCACGACGCCGGTGACGAGGTGCTCTGTGTGATCGCCCGGCGCATGGGCGCCTGCCTCGGCGACCACCTGGTGGCCCGGTTCGGCGGCGACGAGTTCGCGGCGCTGCCCAGCGCGCCCCGCCCGGACGCCCCCGAGGCGTGGTGGCACGAGGTCGCCGCCTCGCTCAGCGCGGCGATCGCACCCCCGATGAACGTGGCGGGCCGCAAGCTTGCCGTGACCGCCTCGATCGGCGTCGTCCCGGCCAGCCACCCCGCCGACCTCGCTGACCTGCTCCGCCGCGCTGACCAGGCGATGTTCCGCGCCAAGCGGCACGCGCGCACGACCGGCAGGCCCGGTATCACCTGGGTCGTGGCCGGCGAAGGCGATGGTCGCGCGGTTATGTACGAGCCGGCTGCCTCCCCCGCCATCCCGCCCGGCCCGACCGCGCAGGCACCCGCGGTGCCGTACCGGCCGGGTGACCCCGTGTGGGTGCACCGCGACGGCATGCGCCGCGCGGGCGTGGTCGAGGGAGCCTCCGAGTGGGCGGCTCTGGTGCGTTACCGGTACTCGGACACCGGCACGATGGTCGACACGATGCCCGCGGACTGCTTGGCGATCCGCGCGGAGGCCGATCCGCACCTGGACCGCGAACCCTCCGACCCATGA
- a CDS encoding DUF397 domain-containing protein: MSSEAGWIMSSRSTGNGGSCVEARRHEGHIEVRNSKARDAGTVVFTTAEWDSFLFGAKRGEFDQLLTD, translated from the coding sequence ATGAGTAGTGAAGCCGGCTGGATCATGTCCAGCAGGTCGACCGGCAACGGCGGCAGTTGCGTCGAGGCACGCCGCCACGAGGGCCACATCGAGGTCCGCAACAGCAAGGCACGAGACGCCGGCACCGTGGTGTTCACCACCGCGGAGTGGGACTCGTTCCTCTTCGGTGCGAAGCGCGGCGAGTTCGACCAGCTCCTGACGGACTGA
- a CDS encoding SAM-dependent methyltransferase has protein sequence MTSVGNGAQGAHQKPATAARMYDYYLGGIHNFPADQEAAKAMLERSPLIRTIARYNRAYLSRAVRYLTSIGVRQFLDLGSGIPTEGNVHEIAQADIPDARVVYVDIDPEAVSESLEMLAGNQYATAIRANVREPQAILDNPQVGKLIDFSQPVGLLMVAVLHFVEDNDEAWGIVRTLRSALAPGSHLVLAHTTVDELVFDPELLKRSQEIYRRQTSTPLTPRKRSDVVPFFDGFELVEPGITWLNQWRPGPDLVDEFKDNPQMSSFYVGVGRLA, from the coding sequence GTGACAAGCGTGGGCAACGGCGCACAGGGCGCACATCAGAAGCCGGCCACGGCGGCTCGGATGTACGACTACTACCTGGGCGGGATCCACAACTTCCCGGCGGACCAGGAGGCGGCCAAGGCGATGCTCGAGCGCTCGCCGCTGATCCGCACGATCGCCCGCTACAACCGGGCGTACCTCAGCCGTGCCGTCCGCTACCTCACCTCCATCGGTGTGCGCCAGTTCCTCGACCTCGGCTCGGGCATCCCGACGGAGGGCAACGTCCACGAGATCGCGCAGGCGGACATCCCGGACGCGCGGGTGGTCTACGTGGACATCGACCCCGAAGCGGTGTCGGAGAGCCTGGAGATGCTCGCGGGCAACCAGTACGCGACCGCCATCCGCGCCAACGTGCGCGAGCCGCAGGCCATCCTCGACAACCCGCAGGTGGGCAAGCTGATCGACTTCAGCCAGCCGGTCGGGCTGCTGATGGTCGCCGTCCTGCACTTCGTTGAGGACAACGACGAGGCGTGGGGCATCGTGCGCACGCTGCGTTCCGCGCTCGCACCGGGCAGTCATCTCGTGCTCGCGCACACGACCGTTGACGAGCTGGTGTTCGACCCGGAGCTGCTCAAGCGCTCCCAGGAGATCTACCGGCGTCAGACCTCGACGCCCTTGACGCCCCGCAAGAGGAGCGACGTCGTCCCGTTCTTCGACGGCTTCGAGCTGGTCGAGCCCGGCATCACCTGGCTCAACCAGTGGCGGCCCGGGCCTGACCTTGTCGACGAGTTCAAGGACAACCCGCAGATGTCGAGCTTCTACGTCGGGGTGGGCCGCCTCGCCTGA
- a CDS encoding helix-turn-helix domain-containing protein: MPVTGQRVVRRTLGRRLTRLRTASGMSRREVAEARLGISEPTLHRIETGKVPVTAANVRALCWLYGADQSITDALAELALGTSQQEWWDASPVIPEWFKLYVGLEASASRMFGYDGEIIPGELQTPEYARGVFGAEQPVDTEAAERHIKLRMQRQKSLFSRNPPIRLVTVLGEGALVRPVGGEQVLKAQIEHLRRLSQEEAVDIRVLPFSVGAHAAMAGAFRILEFDDPDDPDVVYLESHVGALYLEEQAEVDEYRRIFDLISKDSVPVGEYR, encoded by the coding sequence GTGCCGGTCACAGGCCAACGTGTCGTACGACGGACGTTGGGGCGACGGCTCACTCGATTACGGACCGCGTCCGGCATGAGCCGGCGTGAGGTGGCGGAGGCGCGACTGGGCATCTCGGAGCCGACGCTGCACCGCATCGAGACGGGCAAGGTGCCGGTCACCGCGGCAAACGTGCGCGCGCTCTGCTGGCTGTACGGAGCGGACCAGAGCATCACCGACGCGCTCGCCGAGCTCGCGCTCGGCACGTCGCAGCAGGAGTGGTGGGACGCCAGCCCGGTGATCCCGGAGTGGTTCAAGCTCTACGTCGGTCTGGAGGCGTCGGCGTCCCGCATGTTCGGGTACGACGGCGAGATCATTCCGGGCGAGCTGCAGACGCCGGAGTACGCGCGGGGCGTCTTCGGCGCCGAGCAGCCGGTCGACACGGAGGCCGCCGAGCGCCACATCAAGCTCCGCATGCAGCGGCAGAAGTCGCTGTTCTCGCGCAACCCGCCGATCCGCCTCGTGACGGTGCTCGGCGAGGGCGCGCTGGTCCGGCCGGTCGGCGGCGAGCAGGTCCTCAAGGCGCAGATCGAGCACCTGCGGCGACTGTCCCAAGAGGAGGCTGTCGACATCCGGGTGCTGCCGTTCTCGGTGGGCGCGCACGCGGCGATGGCCGGCGCTTTCCGGATCCTGGAGTTCGACGACCCGGACGACCCCGACGTGGTCTACCTGGAGTCCCATGTCGGCGCGCTCTACCTGGAGGAGCAGGCCGAGGTCGACGAGTACCGGCGGATCTTCGACCTGATCAGCAAGGATTCCGTACCCGTAGGTGAGTACCGGTGA